A region from the Acyrthosiphon pisum isolate AL4f chromosome A1, pea_aphid_22Mar2018_4r6ur, whole genome shotgun sequence genome encodes:
- the LOC115033581 gene encoding uncharacterized protein LOC115033581, giving the protein MVFKQVYNCIPTQNAKIQFNMSLSHKDNIPMLVANSSSTIPFDDNLSVEMKMALKDSSGVWKENVFIHKSPNACSSLKRLFGKGWPELIHGYGYPTINCPIPPGVYISPGMNMQSICENANFPKMFIYGTYKLHMYYTRKNEINGCQGIIFDIKRP; this is encoded by the exons ATGGTATTCAAACAGGTTTATAATTGCATTCCTACCCAGAATGCCAAAATTCAGTTTAACATGTCTCTAAGTCACAAGGATAATATTCCAATGCTTGTTGCAAATTCATCCAGTACTATACCATTTGACGACAATTTATCC gtggAAATGAAAATGGCTCTCAAAGATTCATCTGGCGTTTGGaaagaaaatgtattcataCATAAATCACCCAATGCATGTTCATCATTAAAACGATTATTTGGAAAAGGATGGCCTGAATTGATTCATGGTTATGGCTATCCAACTATCAATTGTCCAATACCTCCG GGTGTTTATATATCTCCGGGTATGAATATGCAGTCAATTTGTGAAAATGccaattttccaaaaatgtttatttatggaACATACAAATTGCATATGTACTATACacgaaaaaatgaaattaatggttgccaaggtattatttttgatataaaacgtCCTTga